A segment of the Desulforegula conservatrix Mb1Pa genome:
TGGGACCGAAGATAAGTGCCAAGACTCATTATTCAGACTTAGATGGCCGCATGGTTTTAGTTGTCCGAATTGCGGCGGTTCGAAATTTTGCGAGCTCAAATCAAGAGATCTGTACCAATGCCACAAGTGTCACCATCAG
Coding sequences within it:
- a CDS encoding transposase, with product MAKNMIQFQKGKSIHEFLSEYGTEDKCQDSLFRLRWPHGFSCPNCGGSKFCELKSRDLYQCHKCHHQ